Below is a genomic region from Bombus pascuorum chromosome 7, iyBomPasc1.1, whole genome shotgun sequence.
ttatagttaATATCTAGAtctgaaatatttactttCGTAGTTTCTCGAAAAAGTTTACCTGTATCTCGGATGgcttatagcgtatacgtaTGGATCCAAACAAGCAACACCTTTACATGTGCACGCAGGTATCATCGTGACACCAGGTGTTAACAGTGCTTTATTGCCAAACGCACCGATCATTGCCATCACGCCATACGGAGTCCATGAGAGGACGAATAGAAAGCAAATCGTAATGGCAGCCTTCGAACAAACACATAAATTAAACGGATACACTAAACGTTAAGCGAGTATAGTtcgtacaaaattaaaatagcaaTAGTTACGACCCTCCAACGTCTACAACATAGCTAAACAACCAGAAAGTAACTATTATTTCGTCAAAGcgattgtatatttttaaaataatttactataattCTTAATTTGTTCTTAAATGTGATCAATATCGATCATTGGTATATAATAGGATGAACGCTATAGATTTGCAAAATTGATGAAACAGAACCACATTTGCTCTTCCTAATcccctttcctctttcttatCTTTGCTTCTCTCTATTGTTTCTTTCGTCATATGTcatactatatacatatgcgTGTTTAAGTCATctaagtaaaaaaagaagaaattttgtttccaGGATTTTTTTCGAATGGATACAATAAAATTCCCCTGAGCTCCCCAGGGGACAAACAGTTTAGATTAATCAGAATTCATACAATAGGAGTTCGCTTATAGTCTGCACTACctgttatttttcattgataCAGTCAAACCTCACGTGATAATATAAtcctcctttcctttttctacgTTTCACGTCGCATAATCTATCGATTATGTTATAAACCAATTACGTGATATGGTCATATAACATTTAACTATTTTGATGGAATTTTACAGCAACCATGATCGATTACTCCTAGTCACAACGAAATTGTTAAAAGAACTGAACTGAAATTGTTGAAAGCATCGaagaaagttattaaaaaaatgtcataTCTGACAAACGAAATTGGCAGAGGATATAAACATTGCAGTAATCGTTCGacacgttgactgccacgATGGTCATCGGTGTCACCCACGTAACTAAACTTTGTAGAATAATTAAAGCAAGATAGACCTCACGGAGTAAAAAATCGTGAATAATTTAGATAACGCTGTGAGTAAAAACCGTGCAAATACGATAAtagtattttgcaaaaattgaaaaacacaaCGTAAACTCTCAGGgcaaaatacataaaattcgcGTGGCAGTTAATGTgtttataaaagagaaacaacGTAATGCCTTTATTTAAATACCTTTGCTATACGTATCTCGGCGCTTTGAGAATTTGTGTTCGCGTTACTCCGTAAACTGTCCACGTTCATCTTCTTTGCCTGTTCTCGAAGCGCTTTCTCGTGATTTACGACGTGGCTAACAATTTGAGAATAGTAGTAAATTATAAGCATCATTGGAATGCAGTAGGAGAAAGTAAATATGACAGCAACAAATGTTCGTATTTCATTAGAGTCGGTCAAATAGTCGAAAGAGCAACTGGTAAGGAAGCCTTCCGGTACAAAACGTCCCCATACTCCCATTACAGGCATCAACGCCCATGGTATGGTGTACGTCCAAATTAAGACGATAAACAAGATCACTTGTCCACGAGATAGCTTGCCATCCAACGGTCTTGCAATTGTActagaaaaaaatttgtttatttatttatttcagaataaaataaaaggacgCTCGAAATCGTTCTTTTCAAACGTGTAACATTTTCTAACTAACTAATTCGTGTCAAATACTGGGAAATTAACGTTCAACGGTGAAGATGGAAAATAAGATCGTcgtgaaaatacaaattattctcGTACGAACGTATGAAATAATCGGAatgtagatttttatgcagTTATGGGTTGGTGCAGAAGTTATATAACATAcggtaatttataaaacatacgTTGATCAAGGctgtaaataattacttttctaTGCAATTACTGTAAAAccttaataactttttttattcttaggTCTCTTTTACTGTAGGTTCTATTGTGATTTTATAGATTGTAATATTTCCTATTAGCGTCATGGGCATCCTAAAAACTAGTCgctaaatgaaataaatatatataatttatgtaatagaAACAAACGCACGTAATATgcaaaagtttataaaatactcaaagtataatattcgTTGTAGCGTTTAGTAGGCAAAACAATTCACCACCtaagtttcctttttttctcttatatgAAACCTTTTAGAAGCGTCCAAAGTCTAGAAATAATGCTTACACTGTTAACTTCTTTGTTCTCTTATGAAGTTGTATACAGTACAGGACTAATGTACATAGCAAGTTTGTCAGTCAAATTTTGTTCGTCTAAAAGTAAATGAAGAAGCATACCTATATCTGTCGTATGCTATAGCTGCATTCGTTATCGCGGCCCCGATTCCGCTTAGGGAGCCGATGACCGCGAATATTTGACATCCTAAATGTCCCAGAGCAAAACCAGTGTTAAAGGAATTGTATATGAAGATAGGCGTCTTGATCATCATAAAGAAATCGCAAATCGCTAGATTCACAACGAACATGTTCGAAGGCGTCCTTAATGATTTGGCACTTGAAAAAACAAGATTTAATTAACGCATTTTCACGCATTGCAgtagtataaataatatcgcgCGTGTATTTCAAAAGCGACACAGCTCGAACAAGCTTTTCAAGAGAGACGAAGAACTATTTGCAAGCTTACAAAACTACGTATCACAATGTTGCTAAAAAGATTAAACTCTGGGAAACAATGGTCAAATGATAATGATCTTCGtaacttcttttattttcaaccCTTGAAATTTCCCCTCGACTTGACATTTTTCATAACATTGACATTATTTCTAATGTATTCTacatttacttatttacatACAATTCTAACATAACATTGACTTATTTTCAACCGCGacacttttaaataaattatggatttttatctgtttatgaaatatttgaggatacagaaatatacaaaatgaacataatatacaaaaatataaaaagtattctcAAGGTGGAGAATTTGTTATAACGCTTGACGAGAGAAATAAACAGATATCATCTATCTAGttatcgttaataaaaatatgaaattgcataaaaatctgtaatcTACTTATGAAATACATGTGCGATATTATAAGActtttataattagatatttagATAATTAGATGTTTTTACCGTAACGATGGCAAGAAATGTTATATGATAGAAGAACAATAATGATGAGGCGATGAGTCTTATTGACAAAGAAAATAACTTACGCGCAAAATATCCATATTACCAAGCCATTGCCAAGTAAAGCAAGGAAAGTAAAAAGGATATACAAGAGGGCTAATAGATAATGAAGGGAGGGGTTCGGCTCGGGATGGACCAGCCAATGTTCCGGTATATGGACTAATTCTTCGGCAGGAACATTCCATCCCAGCAAACGTGGTGGTCCTGCTGGTAGGTATCTTGCCTCCCAATGAATAGTGTCGTTGGACATGTTGGTCACTCCGTCTGCCAGCCCCTCTCCTTGATACCGCTGATCAGACAGCAGTTTTATACCATTTCTTCTACCCCCTCGAATCGACGAAACCTTAACCCGTTGGCTTTGCTGGCTTCGTATGAGGATCAGCCGGGGATTATCCCCTAGTTGCTCTGGGTCAGCAGGAATGTGTGTCGACGTCATAGAAGTTAGTCATACTAATCGTCAATCgaaatttcgattttatcaTAGGTGGATGCTCCTTTGAACTTAACacgttattcgttttataTCGTGCCTTTCccccctttcttttttcttttagcgaATTATGAGCTTACTGTCTCCTCCGTTTCGTATCACTCTCGTATACGCTCTTTGGAAATCTCTTTATTATTTCAGATGGCTTGAGATGATTTTCATCGGTATTTTAGCGTACTTGTTGGTGTTATATTATCTTAATAAGAGATTTAGtaaatcaaaaaattttttccttattttataGTGTCCTATAAGTTACTATCccatttaaataaacaaaagacTAAGAAGatggatttctttttcttgattTAGGACGGagatttaattagaaataataagaTCAGTTCttcgtaatttaaaatttattccttAAAACCACTTTATTCCCTAAATTTATGCGTGTATGTactaatacatttttatcaagCATATAATGATTATAGTTAAATgatcttaaattaatttaattacatatttattcattttaatacttttatacaaatattatgcTGTGTCGCAATTAAAAGATcacaattaattacattaaatactcatttataaattgtatatttttaaaatcacataataaaaagtcctaatagattaaaatactttatattatacgaGATATAAAGATagtttatctttttaaaataagtTACAATAACCCTTCAAGCTGCATAAAGTTTACAAAAATACTGTAAAATTGTGTATGCTTTTCTACGTGTTTTATAGCTATACTCTCCCTTGTCTTTCTGCAGACTCATCAGTTAAAGTATATGCTGGAAGATACGATGATGGATTATCAGGATCTTTTAATCGTGGGTTCGGTACTGTTGTTGATTTTGTACCTAAACTCGTATATCCTTCATCATATAATGGACAATAAGGTACATTGtgtttcaacaaaaatttccaaacttgATCATACGACCACTTCAAGATCGGATTTACGCGAATTAGATTTGGCCAAGTTGAGTCAGTTGGCTTAAAGACCTCTAGATTTTGTGTACCAGGATCACCTCTCCTCATTCCCATAAGGCTTGCTTTTagatttgttttttcatttaataatgaaCATAATGCATCTCGCAAAGGacatttcttctttattagCTCTAAACCGTAGTATTGAGCTGCTCTTTCTACAAACGAATCCaccttaaaatatttaaacatgttTTAGattattgcaaaatatatatgtatactaaaGGTATGTaagaatagaagaaagaaaaatagttttcgagaaaatcgcgTACTTGACGAAATTCCatactcgattttctcgaaagcGATGGCTTGTAgcataaaagaatttaatattttttgcttcTATCTATGACTGAATTAGAACCTAATTTGAATCTTGTGGAAATCTAGATCTTTACTTTCAATAATATGATCTTATTCTTAAATAAGTTAGGatcatatttaataatttctaatttaaactTACTTCTGGGAATGGTTCTGCTGttacatataaacataataatgacgagatattttgtaattttgcaaCACAGGCAGCTAGATGTAAAACTACTGTGCAATCCTTCCCTCCATTAAAGCTTACAAAAACTTCTTCTGGCTTATATCTTAAAAATGTATGTGTATGAGATAAGAATAtgttaaatttacttttacttaaaGACACTTTTTTTCAATGTACATcacattattaaatacttAGTCTATAATACTCACGTCTTATAACACTGTTGTAAAATATCCACggcatattttatatgtacttcATTTTCAGTATCTTCAAGTACAGTTTTTGCGTGATAATAACTGAATCCATTTTTtagatttctaattttttgtaTTGGTAACGAGTATAAAAGTTTTCCTTTTGCTTC
It encodes:
- the LOC132908721 gene encoding opsin, ultraviolet-sensitive; this encodes MSNDTIHWEARYLPAGPPRLLGWNVPAEELVHIPEHWLVHPEPNPSLHYLLALLYILFTFLALLGNGLVIWIFCAAKSLRTPSNMFVVNLAICDFFMMIKTPIFIYNSFNTGFALGHLGCQIFAVIGSLSGIGAAITNAAIAYDRYSTIARPLDGKLSRGQVILFIVLIWTYTIPWALMPVMGVWGRFVPEGFLTSCSFDYLTDSNEIRTFVAVIFTFSYCIPMMLIIYYYSQIVSHVVNHEKALREQAKKMNVDSLRSNANTNSQSAEIRIAKAAITICFLFVLSWTPYGVMAMIGAFGNKALLTPGVTMIPACTCKGVACLDPYVYAISHPRYRLELQKRLPWLELQEKPISDSQSTTTETVNTPPASS
- the LOC132909341 gene encoding FAD synthase-like, with the protein product MMESVCTAGLIIIGDEILRGQIIDTNTSYLAKRLRACGIKLQKITVIPDVVDEIAKTVLEASKEYSVVFTSGGVGPTHDDVTYEAVAKGLGLKFEQNGELVDICLNLFPNNNDKETQRLTIVPTPCELIHIYSPKKYAIIKAKNVYMLPGSPTYFEIAVDVIIPQLKGDTPLHFEEIDINLNELSIVRILDEHAEYWKDKVNIGSYPQRTPECFTRITLEGRKEDVLEAKGKLLYSLPIQKIRNLKNGFSYYHAKTVLEDTENEVHIKYAVDILQQCYKTYKPEEVFVSFNGGKDCTVVLHLAACVAKLQNISSLLCLYVTAEPFPEVDSFVERAAQYYGLELIKKKCPLRDALCSLLNEKTNLKASLMGMRRGDPGTQNLEVFKPTDSTWPNLIRVNPILKWSYDQVWKFLLKHNVPYCPLYDEGYTSLGTKSTTVPNPRLKDPDNPSSYLPAYTLTDESAERQGRV